AAGCCTTCGAATGGCTCAGCAAGTGCGCGCGGGCGTATCCGAAAAAGGTCGCGGTACAGTACGATATCGGCCTGATCTACATGAAGCAGGAGTGCTACAGCGAAGCCCGCGGCTACATGCTGAACGCCCTCGAGGGCGGATACCGAACGGATGCCCTCTTCCAGGACCTGGGCCGGATCTACTGCTATCTAGGTGAATTCGAGAAGGCGACCAACTGCTTCCGCGAGGTCATCCGCCGTTCACCACGGAACGGTGCCGCCTACAAGCTCCTCGGCATGGTGTACAAGCGGCGGACCATGTACGACGAGGCCGTCGCCGCATACCGGGAATCCTTGCGATGGGATGAAGACACCTCGGATATTCACATGAGCCTCGCGGAGATCTTCGTCCGTCAGGAGAAATGGGAACTGGCGGTCGGAGAGTACCAGGAGGCGCTCGATCTCGACGCCACCAATTTCGCAGCCCACTACGCACTGGGGTCCATCTTCGAGATCATGGGCGAGA
The sequence above is drawn from the Gemmatimonadota bacterium genome and encodes:
- a CDS encoding tetratricopeptide repeat protein, with translation MWFWSHKLKLLLVKKDYETIVRLCFERVERNQADYWTLRGLGLGLMYTGRTSEAFEWLSKCARAYPKKVAVQYDIGLIYMKQECYSEARGYMLNALEGGYRTDALFQDLGRIYCYLGEFEKATNCFREVIRRSPRNGAAYKLLGMVYKRRTMYDEAVAAYRESLRWDEDTSDIHMSLAEIFVRQEKWELAVGEYQEALDLDATNFAAHYALGSIFEIMGENARAIDELLKAHRIDGDDERIHKKLERLLIS